In a genomic window of Algoriphagus halophilus:
- a CDS encoding OmpA family protein: MRRFLLGITFFFVFSLSQAQTYSIIDGKAIKLYQEGEELTLSRQYDMAIAKYKAAINREASFLEAYIKMSQLYITQGKLDQAEEVALVGKKRLAGKNATLKNKADFGWLFTNLYMAQGRFQEAYETFQEADPLFDESFKKSMYYVQMKASMDFLTAQLDKSMAIEKEKLEDPLNNFQLQYFPVLTADGEQILFTKRDGTGNYDKEDIYTSYAEPDGSWTKPVSIAQTINSQYNEGTCSVTADGNILIYTSCDAPDSQGSCDLYIAYKVNGNWQRPKNMGKEVNSRSWDSQPSLSADGRILFFSSNRRGGYGGNDIWYSVRQSDGSWAEAKNLGSVVNTAKDEISPFMFFNNEILFFASDGHQGFGGMDIFLSRVKNGEFSEPENLGLPINDHLDQVALFITAQKDYAYFTELTSGDNGNDRSILYRFRFPQEIYLGENLTVTGGKVFNEKTGEPIDATLSLVSLTNDSTLYEFKSDGKNGEFMMLYPNKGISGLYVEKKGFLPKIYNVERDKLQNVKDLNVELVPVASGEEFVFENIFFDFDKYELKPQSMSSLKRLIKFLVENPNVNILITGHTDNVGSPGYNLQLSLQRAESVQQYLIEAGMHPGRVMVEGKGDKEPVVPNTTAENQALNRRITIKVL, from the coding sequence ATGCGCCGTTTTCTATTAGGAATAACCTTTTTCTTTGTTTTTAGCTTGAGCCAAGCTCAAACCTATTCCATTATCGATGGAAAGGCGATCAAATTGTATCAGGAAGGAGAAGAGCTTACGCTTTCCAGACAATATGATATGGCTATTGCAAAATATAAGGCGGCCATCAATAGAGAGGCTTCTTTTTTGGAAGCTTATATTAAAATGTCCCAGCTCTACATTACCCAAGGAAAATTAGATCAGGCCGAAGAAGTTGCCTTAGTAGGGAAGAAAAGATTAGCGGGGAAAAATGCGACACTAAAAAATAAGGCGGATTTTGGATGGTTATTTACCAACCTATACATGGCTCAGGGTAGGTTCCAAGAAGCCTATGAGACTTTTCAAGAAGCAGACCCTCTATTCGATGAGTCTTTCAAAAAGAGCATGTATTATGTTCAAATGAAGGCAAGCATGGATTTTCTGACAGCACAATTAGATAAGTCCATGGCCATAGAAAAAGAAAAGCTGGAAGACCCACTCAATAATTTTCAATTGCAATACTTTCCAGTGCTCACTGCAGATGGGGAACAAATCCTCTTTACAAAAAGAGATGGGACTGGTAATTATGATAAAGAGGATATTTATACTTCTTACGCGGAACCAGATGGCTCTTGGACCAAACCGGTAAGTATCGCTCAAACGATCAACTCTCAATACAATGAAGGAACCTGCTCTGTTACTGCGGATGGAAATATTCTGATTTATACTTCCTGTGATGCTCCGGACTCTCAAGGCAGTTGTGATCTTTACATCGCTTATAAAGTCAATGGCAATTGGCAGCGCCCTAAAAATATGGGTAAAGAAGTGAACTCGAGATCTTGGGACTCTCAACCTTCCTTATCTGCAGATGGAAGGATTTTATTCTTTTCTTCCAATCGAAGAGGAGGTTATGGAGGAAATGATATATGGTATAGTGTTCGTCAATCGGATGGGTCTTGGGCAGAAGCGAAAAATTTGGGAAGTGTGGTGAATACTGCGAAGGATGAGATTTCTCCATTTATGTTTTTTAATAATGAAATCTTGTTTTTCGCCTCAGACGGTCATCAAGGTTTTGGGGGGATGGATATATTTCTTTCTAGGGTGAAAAATGGGGAGTTTTCGGAGCCAGAAAATCTTGGATTGCCGATTAATGATCATTTGGATCAAGTAGCTCTATTTATTACAGCTCAGAAAGATTATGCTTATTTCACGGAACTTACTTCAGGTGATAATGGAAATGATCGCTCTATATTATATCGATTCAGGTTTCCTCAAGAAATCTATTTAGGGGAAAACTTAACGGTAACAGGAGGGAAAGTATTCAATGAAAAGACTGGAGAGCCTATTGATGCAACCTTGTCTTTGGTTTCATTGACTAATGATAGTACGCTTTATGAATTTAAATCAGATGGTAAAAATGGTGAATTCATGATGCTCTATCCCAATAAAGGAATTTCAGGCTTATATGTGGAGAAAAAGGGATTCTTGCCAAAGATTTATAATGTAGAGCGTGATAAGCTTCAAAATGTTAAGGATTTAAACGTGGAGTTAGTTCCGGTGGCCTCTGGAGAAGAGTTCGTTTTTGAAAACATATTCTTTGACTTTGATAAATATGAACTGAAGCCTCAGTCCATGTCCTCCTTGAAAAGGCTTATTAAATTTTTAGTGGAGAATCCAAATGTCAATATTTTAATAACTGGCCATACGGATAACGTAGGTTCTCCAGGATATAACCTTCAGTTAAGCCTTCAAAGAGCTGAAAGTGTACAGCAATACCTTATAGAGGCTGGAATGCACCCAGGTAGAGTGATGGTAGAAGGTAAAGGCGATAAAGAGCCTGTAGTCCCCAATACAACGGCAGAAAACCAAGCTCTAAACAGAAGAATTACCATTAAAGTGCTTTAA
- the leuS gene encoding leucine--tRNA ligase gives MAEYTYKEIEKKWQAYWEKNQTFLAKVNPDKPKFYSLDMFPYPSGAGLHVGHPLGYIASDIVSRFKKLKGFNVLHPMGYDSFGLPAEQYAIQTGQHPAITTEQNIARYTEQLKNIGFAFDWSKEVRTSDPSYYKWTQWIFMQLFNSYYDQDADKALSIDSLIERFEAEGNSQVKAVCDDETPIFSANDWHAFSEKEKQEMLLKYRLTFLAETTVNWCAALGTVLSNDEVKDGFSERGGHPVERKKMMQWSMRITAYADRLLKGLDKIDWPEPVKEMQRNWIGKSIGAEVIFKVKNSEETIKVFTTRVDTIYGVTYLALAPESELAASLITEDQRETAEAYIEVAKNRSERERMSDVKTISGAFTGSYAINPFNGEEIQIWVADYVLAGYGTGAVMAVPAHDERDYNFAKHFGLEIRQVIEGSMEEGSFPGKDGFIINSGFISNMYMKEAMTKAIEFLEEKGIGKGKIQYRMRDAIFTRQRYWGEPLPVYFKDGLPYLIDEKDLPLVLPEVDKYLPTEDGEPPLGRAQDWTYKTSEGEYPLELSTMPGWAGSSWYFFRYTDSQNDSVFADKTKTDYWGSVDLYIGGSEHATGHLLYSRFWTKFIYDLGVVSIDEPFQKMINQGMIQGRSNFVYRVKGTNQFVSKGLKDQYDTFEMHVDVNIVYNDQLNLEKFKAWRPDLADAEFILEDGKYICGAEVEKMSKSKYNVVNPDDIIEKYGADTLRLYEMFLGPLEQFKPWNTNGIDGVFKFLRKLWNLYHTNKGEFQVSDAEPSKEEYKALHKAIKKMEEDMANFSFNTSVSSFMICVNELSGLKSNKRKILEPLAVLVSPYAPHIAEELWSLLGHTTSITESSFPAFDESYLKESAFEYPVMINGKMRAKINLDLSLSKEEIEKAALADEIVQKWLDGKSPKKMIVVPGKIVNVVI, from the coding sequence ATGGCGGAATACACATATAAGGAAATCGAGAAAAAATGGCAGGCATACTGGGAAAAGAACCAAACTTTCCTAGCCAAAGTAAATCCTGACAAACCAAAGTTTTATTCCTTGGACATGTTCCCCTATCCTTCTGGAGCTGGACTTCATGTGGGCCACCCGCTAGGATATATTGCTTCGGACATCGTTTCCCGTTTCAAAAAATTAAAAGGATTCAATGTATTGCACCCCATGGGCTACGATAGCTTTGGACTACCTGCAGAACAATATGCCATCCAAACAGGCCAACATCCCGCCATCACTACGGAACAAAACATTGCCCGCTATACCGAACAACTTAAAAATATTGGCTTTGCATTTGACTGGAGTAAAGAAGTAAGAACTTCCGATCCCTCCTATTATAAATGGACTCAGTGGATTTTCATGCAGCTATTTAATAGCTATTATGACCAAGATGCTGACAAAGCGCTTTCTATTGATTCCCTCATCGAGAGATTTGAAGCGGAAGGAAACAGTCAAGTAAAGGCGGTCTGTGACGACGAAACCCCAATTTTTTCTGCAAATGACTGGCATGCTTTTTCCGAAAAGGAAAAGCAGGAAATGCTTTTGAAGTATCGATTGACTTTTCTTGCAGAAACTACTGTCAACTGGTGTGCTGCCTTAGGTACTGTTCTTTCCAATGATGAAGTGAAAGACGGGTTTTCTGAAAGAGGCGGACATCCTGTGGAACGCAAGAAAATGATGCAGTGGTCCATGCGAATCACTGCCTACGCAGACCGACTATTGAAAGGATTGGATAAAATAGATTGGCCTGAACCGGTTAAGGAGATGCAACGAAACTGGATTGGAAAATCCATCGGAGCGGAAGTTATTTTTAAAGTCAAAAATTCTGAAGAAACTATAAAAGTGTTTACGACTCGAGTTGACACGATATATGGTGTGACTTATTTGGCTTTGGCTCCTGAATCTGAATTAGCAGCTTCTTTAATTACAGAAGATCAAAGAGAAACTGCGGAAGCCTATATTGAAGTTGCTAAAAACCGTTCCGAAAGAGAACGGATGAGTGATGTGAAAACAATCTCAGGAGCATTCACAGGTTCATACGCTATTAACCCTTTCAATGGAGAAGAAATCCAAATTTGGGTAGCTGATTATGTGTTGGCTGGATATGGTACAGGCGCTGTCATGGCTGTACCTGCTCATGATGAAAGAGATTATAATTTTGCCAAACATTTCGGACTGGAGATCAGACAGGTAATTGAAGGATCCATGGAAGAAGGGTCTTTCCCTGGCAAAGATGGGTTCATCATCAATTCGGGTTTCATTTCCAACATGTATATGAAGGAAGCCATGACAAAGGCAATTGAGTTTCTAGAGGAAAAAGGCATTGGAAAAGGAAAAATCCAATATAGGATGCGGGATGCAATTTTCACTCGTCAACGCTATTGGGGTGAGCCTCTTCCTGTTTATTTCAAAGATGGACTTCCCTATTTGATAGATGAAAAAGATCTTCCTTTGGTATTGCCAGAGGTAGATAAATACTTACCAACTGAAGATGGTGAACCACCATTAGGCCGGGCCCAAGACTGGACCTATAAAACTTCTGAAGGGGAATATCCATTGGAGCTTAGCACTATGCCAGGTTGGGCAGGATCAAGCTGGTATTTCTTCAGATATACGGATTCTCAAAATGACTCCGTGTTTGCAGACAAGACAAAAACAGATTATTGGGGTTCGGTAGATTTATACATTGGTGGATCTGAGCATGCAACAGGACACTTGTTGTATTCAAGGTTCTGGACCAAATTCATTTATGATCTGGGTGTGGTAAGCATCGATGAACCTTTCCAAAAGATGATCAACCAGGGAATGATCCAAGGACGATCCAATTTTGTATATAGAGTCAAAGGCACCAATCAATTTGTAAGCAAAGGGTTAAAAGATCAATATGACACCTTTGAAATGCATGTCGATGTCAATATCGTTTACAACGATCAATTGAACCTTGAAAAATTCAAAGCTTGGAGACCAGACTTGGCAGATGCGGAATTCATTTTGGAAGACGGAAAGTACATCTGCGGTGCAGAAGTAGAAAAAATGTCTAAATCCAAATACAATGTGGTCAACCCAGATGACATTATTGAAAAGTATGGAGCAGACACCTTAAGATTGTATGAAATGTTTTTAGGCCCTTTGGAGCAATTCAAGCCTTGGAACACCAACGGAATCGACGGCGTTTTCAAATTCTTGAGAAAGCTTTGGAACTTATACCATACTAACAAAGGGGAATTTCAAGTTTCAGATGCAGAACCAAGTAAAGAGGAATACAAAGCCCTTCATAAAGCCATCAAAAAGATGGAGGAAGACATGGCTAATTTCTCCTTCAACACTTCGGTTTCTAGTTTTATGATTTGTGTGAACGAATTAAGTGGGTTAAAATCCAATAAGCGTAAGATTCTTGAACCATTGGCGGTTTTGGTATCTCCTTATGCTCCGCATATTGCAGAGGAACTTTGGAGTCTATTGGGACATACTACTTCTATCACTGAATCCTCTTTCCCTGCTTTCGATGAAAGCTATTTAAAAGAAAGTGCTTTTGAATATCCAGTGATGATCAATGGTAAAATGAGAGCTAAAATCAATTTAGACCTTTCACTTTCCAAAGAGGAAATAGAAAAAGCAGCCTTGGCAGACGAGATCGTTCAAAAATGGCTGGATGGAAAATCTCCAAAGAAAATGATCGTAGTACCAGGGAAAATTGTCAATGTGGTCATATAA
- a CDS encoding amidohydrolase, producing the protein MKISTLWRPALSVCAALLISQFAFGQKKYSAKQKEALKEEALNLVQENAKLSQVMVDKIFSFAELGFQEIESSKYLTGILAENGFEIKMGVSGIPTAWFATWSNGEGPVIALGSDVDDIPKASQYPGVAYHKPIVEGAPGHGEGHNAGIPLNITAALAVKEIMERENIGGTLILWPGIAEELVASKAWFVRDGLFDDIDICIFTHVGNNLGVSYGQASGTGLISVEYTFSGEAAHAAGAPWRGRSALDAAELMNVGWNYRREHLDPLKRSHSIFTDGGDQPNVVPSKASIWYYFRDVKYDGIMEMYEVANKMAAGAALMTDTEMTSKILGTAWPRHFNKVIAEKMYANILKVGLPEWSEEDQTLAKAVQEEVNSTRVEGLPTKLDTLGLPVTTPRSGGSDDIGDVSWVLPTVTLRFPSNIPGLPGHHWANAIAMATPIAHKGVTAGAKAEAMTILDFLLNPELVDEAWDYFKNVQTKEEQYKPMISDTDEAPIYLNKQIMDLYRPMLEKYYFDETKYDTYLEQLGVTYPTVKK; encoded by the coding sequence ATGAAAATTTCTACCCTATGGCGGCCAGCCCTATCGGTTTGTGCTGCCTTGTTGATCTCTCAATTTGCTTTTGGGCAGAAAAAGTATTCTGCCAAACAAAAAGAAGCATTAAAAGAAGAAGCCTTGAATCTTGTACAGGAAAATGCAAAATTGAGCCAAGTGATGGTTGATAAGATTTTCAGTTTTGCGGAATTAGGGTTCCAAGAGATTGAATCCTCGAAGTACTTAACCGGGATCTTGGCAGAAAATGGGTTTGAAATTAAAATGGGAGTCTCTGGCATCCCCACAGCATGGTTTGCCACTTGGAGTAATGGAGAAGGACCTGTCATTGCTTTGGGTTCAGATGTAGATGATATCCCAAAGGCTTCTCAATATCCAGGAGTGGCTTACCATAAGCCTATTGTGGAGGGAGCTCCAGGTCATGGGGAAGGTCACAATGCAGGGATTCCTTTGAACATCACGGCGGCATTGGCAGTGAAAGAGATTATGGAACGAGAAAATATTGGAGGGACTTTGATCTTATGGCCGGGAATTGCAGAGGAACTGGTAGCTTCCAAAGCTTGGTTTGTAAGAGATGGCCTATTTGATGATATAGACATCTGTATTTTTACCCACGTGGGAAATAATTTGGGAGTAAGCTATGGACAGGCATCAGGAACAGGTTTAATCTCTGTAGAATATACATTTAGTGGAGAGGCAGCTCATGCAGCAGGTGCTCCATGGAGAGGGAGAAGTGCCCTGGATGCTGCAGAATTAATGAATGTGGGCTGGAATTATAGAAGAGAGCATTTAGATCCACTGAAAAGATCACATTCCATATTTACTGATGGTGGAGACCAGCCCAATGTAGTACCATCCAAAGCATCTATTTGGTATTATTTCAGAGATGTGAAATACGATGGAATAATGGAAATGTATGAAGTTGCCAATAAAATGGCAGCTGGTGCAGCCTTGATGACTGATACTGAAATGACTTCCAAAATTTTAGGAACCGCTTGGCCTAGACACTTTAATAAAGTGATTGCAGAAAAAATGTATGCCAATATCTTGAAAGTAGGTTTACCTGAATGGTCTGAAGAAGACCAGACTTTGGCTAAAGCGGTGCAAGAAGAAGTAAACTCTACCAGGGTAGAAGGTCTTCCTACCAAATTGGATACCTTGGGATTGCCTGTTACTACCCCTCGTTCTGGAGGCTCTGATGATATTGGAGATGTGTCTTGGGTGTTGCCAACTGTTACCTTGAGATTTCCTTCAAATATCCCTGGACTTCCAGGTCACCATTGGGCAAATGCCATTGCAATGGCCACTCCAATTGCTCATAAAGGCGTAACCGCAGGAGCAAAAGCAGAAGCAATGACCATTCTGGATTTCTTGTTAAATCCTGAATTAGTGGATGAAGCTTGGGATTACTTTAAAAATGTACAAACCAAAGAAGAGCAGTACAAGCCTATGATTTCTGATACTGATGAGGCTCCTATTTATCTGAACAAACAGATTATGGATTTATACCGTCCGATGTTGGAAAAATATTACTTTGACGAAACCAAGTATGATACCTATTTGGAACAATTAGGAGTGACCTATCCTACAGTGAAAAAGTAA
- a CDS encoding glycosyltransferase family 4 protein: MIIYTYPVRTAFTDRDLEMIRPEMKIKALEFTQNPIHLPLFYILQFFQLLWYLPKTSQYLCFFGGYHSVLPVWFAKIFGKKCIIQAGGMDCINMPEIGYGNFRKKWLRKATIFSFKNCTLILPVAQALVKQHYQFDTSISPHQGLINLIPDLTTPIQVIPNGFDTNFWKNLQLKRVPFSFITVASGTSNPSRAMVKGYDLIEKLAANHPDWKFTFVGDSSYQSKNPNVSLLGKKTASELLTLYNTHQFYLQLSTSEGFPNSLGEAMSCGCIPIGSAVGAIPEIIEKKEFILVQKDIKELELLVSNILSSDYLSMQDLFSQRIHTLYSYSRRKTELLLALSQ; this comes from the coding sequence ATGATCATCTACACCTATCCTGTACGTACTGCTTTCACAGACCGAGACCTGGAGATGATCCGCCCAGAAATGAAAATCAAGGCCTTGGAATTCACCCAGAATCCAATCCACCTTCCACTTTTCTATATCCTACAGTTTTTTCAATTACTTTGGTATTTGCCCAAAACCTCCCAATACCTCTGTTTCTTCGGAGGGTATCATTCAGTGTTACCTGTTTGGTTTGCGAAAATATTCGGAAAGAAATGTATCATTCAAGCTGGGGGGATGGACTGCATCAATATGCCTGAAATTGGTTATGGAAACTTTAGAAAAAAATGGCTTCGAAAAGCCACCATCTTTAGTTTTAAAAATTGCACGTTAATCCTCCCTGTTGCTCAGGCCCTGGTCAAGCAGCATTATCAGTTTGACACATCTATTTCCCCTCATCAAGGATTGATCAATTTAATCCCAGATCTGACTACTCCGATCCAGGTAATTCCCAATGGTTTTGATACCAATTTTTGGAAGAATCTTCAATTAAAAAGAGTCCCCTTTTCATTCATCACGGTAGCCTCCGGTACCTCCAACCCTTCCAGAGCAATGGTAAAAGGCTATGATCTTATTGAGAAGTTGGCTGCAAATCATCCAGACTGGAAGTTCACCTTTGTGGGAGATTCGAGCTATCAATCTAAAAATCCCAACGTATCCTTATTAGGAAAAAAAACAGCCTCTGAACTTTTAACTCTTTACAATACCCATCAATTTTATCTGCAATTATCTACTTCAGAGGGATTCCCTAACTCACTCGGAGAAGCTATGTCTTGTGGCTGCATTCCAATTGGTTCTGCTGTAGGGGCAATTCCAGAAATTATAGAAAAAAAAGAATTCATATTGGTTCAAAAAGATATTAAAGAGCTTGAGCTTTTAGTAAGCAACATTCTTTCAAGCGATTATCTATCTATGCAGGATTTATTTTCTCAGCGAATCCACACTTTGTACTCTTATTCCAGAAGAAAAACTGAACTCCTTTTAGCTCTCTCACAATAA
- a CDS encoding AraC family transcriptional regulator — translation MTQNNFIAGVPWRNTRDLKTLVENRTTYTLENCELNIFETHQQADDVNLVFGDLVLTTMLKGKKVMHLFDKPGFDYLPGESVIVPPNEVMKIDFPEAKLDNPTQCIALSISKEMIEATFNLLNEKFPDKIISKDWGLDLSYFHLINTKDLSEIINRFIRIGVKDGSKEKDLIATLALKELLIRLSQTQARDMMEKTYKELATGNRMAYVVDYIKKNIRETISLDELAKEACMSKAHFLRTFKQDMGLTPMEFVLHERLKLAKQYLQLGQFQIQEVCYMAGFRNITYFIRAFKQEYGLTPKVFQSSVG, via the coding sequence ATGACCCAAAATAACTTTATAGCAGGAGTGCCTTGGAGAAATACAAGGGATTTGAAAACGCTGGTGGAGAACCGAACTACTTACACCCTGGAGAATTGTGAGTTGAATATTTTTGAAACACATCAACAAGCAGATGATGTGAATTTGGTTTTTGGCGATTTGGTCTTGACTACCATGTTGAAAGGCAAAAAAGTGATGCACCTGTTTGATAAACCAGGCTTCGATTACCTTCCTGGAGAATCTGTCATTGTTCCGCCAAATGAGGTCATGAAAATTGATTTTCCTGAAGCAAAGTTAGATAACCCTACTCAATGCATTGCTCTTTCAATTTCAAAAGAAATGATAGAAGCAACGTTCAATTTATTGAATGAAAAGTTTCCTGATAAAATTATTTCAAAAGACTGGGGGCTCGATCTAAGCTATTTTCATTTGATTAATACCAAGGATCTCTCTGAAATTATTAATCGTTTCATACGAATAGGTGTAAAAGATGGGTCCAAGGAAAAAGATCTGATCGCCACCTTAGCATTGAAAGAATTACTGATTCGGTTAAGCCAGACTCAGGCGAGAGATATGATGGAAAAAACCTACAAAGAGCTTGCTACAGGAAATCGAATGGCTTATGTAGTAGATTACATTAAGAAGAATATAAGAGAAACGATTTCCTTGGATGAATTGGCTAAAGAGGCATGCATGAGTAAAGCCCATTTTTTAAGAACCTTTAAACAAGATATGGGATTGACTCCCATGGAATTTGTGCTGCATGAAAGGTTAAAACTAGCCAAACAATACCTTCAACTTGGTCAATTCCAAATTCAAGAGGTGTGCTACATGGCAGGTTTTCGGAACATTACCTATTTCATTCGAGCTTTTAAGCAAGAATATGGCCTAACACCTAAAGTCTTTCAGTCTTCGGTAGGTTAA
- a CDS encoding 7-carboxy-7-deazaguanine synthase QueE, producing MKTKELIAKGVSLPVMEAFYTIQGEGRFTGHPAYFIRLGGCDVGCVWCDVKESWEAGKWPVLSIEEIVAEVEKYPGKLVVITGGEPLMYDLGPLTALLKQKGFSTNIETSGAHPFSGDFDWVCFSPKKFKAPHPSIYDHADELKVVVFHASDFDFAENHALKVKKSCELRLQPEWSKAEKFTPLIINYSKNHPNWKISLQTHKFMDIP from the coding sequence ATGAAGACAAAAGAATTAATTGCAAAAGGCGTTTCGCTTCCAGTAATGGAAGCATTTTATACCATTCAGGGCGAAGGGAGATTTACTGGACATCCTGCTTATTTTATCCGGCTTGGGGGCTGTGATGTGGGTTGTGTTTGGTGTGATGTCAAAGAGTCCTGGGAAGCTGGCAAATGGCCTGTATTATCCATAGAAGAAATAGTCGCAGAAGTAGAAAAGTATCCAGGAAAACTAGTGGTAATTACAGGAGGAGAACCTTTGATGTATGATCTGGGGCCTTTGACTGCATTGCTCAAGCAAAAAGGATTTTCAACCAATATTGAAACTTCAGGAGCGCATCCTTTCTCTGGAGATTTTGATTGGGTATGTTTTTCCCCAAAAAAGTTTAAAGCACCGCATCCTTCCATATACGATCATGCAGATGAACTGAAAGTTGTTGTTTTTCATGCAAGTGATTTTGACTTTGCTGAAAATCATGCGCTTAAGGTGAAAAAAAGTTGTGAATTACGACTTCAGCCAGAATGGAGTAAAGCCGAAAAATTCACTCCTTTGATTATTAATTACTCGAAAAACCATCCAAATTGGAAAATTTCGCTTCAAACTCATAAATTTATGGACATCCCATAG
- a CDS encoding GNAT family N-acetyltransferase produces MKIVVREGSIEEIFQVHQGIPEFYEEVAIEFYKERLKGRIFLALVAEQNGELVGFKVGYQSQKPDVLYSWMGGVRPAFRKSGAATALADFQEVWATKNGFKKVFFKTRNRFPDMIKFGLGRDFKIVEVIRKDRVEDFRIVMVKKL; encoded by the coding sequence ATGAAAATTGTAGTTAGAGAAGGAAGCATCGAAGAGATTTTTCAGGTTCATCAGGGGATTCCTGAATTTTATGAAGAGGTAGCCATAGAATTTTATAAAGAGCGGCTAAAAGGCCGCATTTTTTTAGCCTTAGTTGCAGAGCAAAATGGAGAGCTAGTAGGGTTTAAAGTTGGATATCAAAGCCAGAAACCGGATGTCTTGTACTCTTGGATGGGAGGTGTAAGGCCCGCATTCAGGAAAAGTGGTGCGGCAACAGCTTTGGCAGATTTTCAAGAGGTGTGGGCTACAAAGAATGGGTTTAAGAAAGTGTTTTTTAAAACTCGGAACAGGTTTCCCGATATGATCAAATTTGGTTTGGGTAGGGATTTTAAAATAGTGGAGGTGATTCGAAAGGATCGTGTAGAAGATTTTAGGATTGTCATGGTTAAAAAGTTATGA
- a CDS encoding DUF2202 domain-containing protein has protein sequence MKNFMLFLVLIIGFFSCQEDQKPLINNSITEQEETSLLYMREEEKLAHDVYMHAYSKYGILAFQNIAESENQHVNAILNLMEIHQIQDPLIGSETPGKFTLPEIQTLYQDVIAKVNLSLEDALLAGMLIEDLDIYDLENALMDIDNASIQRIYHSLQCGSMNHLRAFENLVSSSNISYTPVYISQSDYEDIINSTQLSCNN, from the coding sequence ATGAAAAACTTCATGCTATTTCTAGTGTTAATTATTGGCTTTTTTTCCTGTCAGGAAGATCAAAAACCATTGATAAACAATTCGATTACTGAGCAAGAAGAGACCTCATTATTGTACATGAGAGAAGAAGAGAAACTAGCTCACGATGTGTACATGCACGCATATTCCAAATATGGTATTCTGGCTTTTCAAAACATTGCCGAGAGCGAAAACCAACACGTAAACGCTATATTAAATTTGATGGAGATTCATCAAATCCAAGACCCACTCATTGGTTCTGAAACTCCTGGAAAGTTTACCCTTCCTGAAATCCAGACTCTATATCAGGATGTAATAGCCAAAGTCAATCTTTCACTGGAAGATGCATTGCTTGCAGGAATGCTTATCGAAGATCTAGATATTTATGATTTAGAAAATGCATTGATGGATATAGACAATGCATCAATTCAGCGTATTTATCATAGTCTTCAATGCGGGTCCATGAATCATCTCAGGGCGTTTGAGAACCTGGTTAGTTCATCAAACATTTCTTATACGCCAGTATATATCAGCCAATCCGATTATGAAGACATTATCAATTCCACCCAATTAAGTTGCAACAATTAA